AAGGAGGGACAGCTCCACAGTGTCACCTTTACTAGGACTCCTATTGCTTCTAAACAATGGGTGCATTTGCCAAATTATACATTTGGTCCTCTATATTGAGAGGTTGGAGTGAGGCTGTGGCATATTATTTCTCAAGCATCACTTCCCCTAGAAGGCCTCTCTTGTTCTTACTCCCACAACTGGCCTCAAGCTCTTTCTCTGAGCTACCACATCATCCATGTACATCATTGTCATAAGCAGTCAGCATGCAACATTCATTCACTTTTCCATTAATACAAGCATCCATTTAACAAATCTTTGTTAAGTGTTAGCACATGCCCAAATTTAAGGGATTTAGCTGGAAATACAGATACCAACAACTGAAAAAGTAACCAATGGTAACAGTCATAGTGTTATAGCTGGATGCAACATTAGAACTTTAGATATTGACAAAGATCCTGGTAGTGTACGACATAATCCAAAGGAAGAAGGAATATTTTATTAGAAGCCTAGCCACTCTGGAACTCAATATATATAATAGTAAAGGTTGTTGTAAattcaaagcaaaaaacaaaacaaaaacaaaaaatctcataCCCTTTCTCGAATGCACCATCATTTAAAAACCATAGGAGTGGTGGTAATTGTGACACTGTGGAGCGGTCCTTCTTTGATGTCTCAGTCACTCAGTAAGCCATGTAATTTAAATTGACCCTCTGAGTGAGCTCTGAGAAGTTGCTCTGAAAATATCCAAGTACATGTTACAATGAGAATGAGAGAAGCACGAGGGAAAGGCAGGGGCATCAGGAAGGTAGAAGAGAAGGAGGTTTAGAATCAAGCACAAAGAGGGCTCAAAATCACATGGAAATTGGGGCCAGTCATTCAATTAGCCAGGGGACTAATGACTTTATGCATGCTGCTCTGTAGTCTACCATCATTAGGGGCAtcttaaacatagaaaaaaaaggaacacccAATTTCACTTCAGGCACCCAGCCACAGGAGCGTTCCTAAGGTCGAGCCTTTGCATTGAAAGTGAGACCGTTATCTAAGGATTCCTCTCCACACCCTGATTCCTGAGGAGGGTTCAAAGACAGAAACAATGACAGGCCTGTTGCTGGGCTTTGCTGTCTGCAGTAAATGAATGTTCAGCCCTTGCCCTCCTGACCTGCTTGTCTTTGTTTCTACAGAACAGTGCTCGGCATGGCAGGGATTCCAGggctcctcttccttctcttccttctgctctgtgCTGTTGGACAAGTGAGCCCTTACAGTGCCCCCTGGAAACCCACTTGGCCTGCATACCGCCTCCCTGTCGTCTTGCCCCAGTCTACCCTCAGTTTAGCCAAGCCAGACTTTGGAGCCGAAGCCAAATTGGAAGTATCTTCTTCATGTGGACCCCAGTGTCATAAGGGAACTCCACTGCCCACTTATGAAGAGGCCAAGCAATATCTGTCTTATGAAACGCTCTATGCCAATGGCAGTCGCACGGAGACACAGGTGGGCATCTACATCCTCAGCAGTAGTGGAGGTGGGGCCCAACACCGAGACTCAGGGTCTTCAGGAAAGTCTCGGAGGAAGCGGCAGATTTATGGCTATGACAGCAGGTTCAGCATTTTTGGGAAGGACTTCCTGCTCAACTACCCTTTCTCAACATCAGTGAAGTTATCCACAGGCTGCACCGGCACCCTGGTGGCAGAGAAGCATGTCCTCACAGCTGCCCACTGCATACACGATGGAAAAACCTATGTGAAAGGAACCCAGAAGCTTCGAGTGGGCTTCCTGAAGCCCAAGTTTAAAGATGGTGGTCGAGGGGCCAATGACTCCACTTCAGCCATGCCCGAGAAGATGAAATTTCAGTGGATCCGGGTGAAACGCACCCATGTGCCCAAGGGTTGGATCAAGGGCAATGCCAACGACATCGGCATGGATTATGACTATGCCCTCCTGGAACTCAAAAAGCCCCACAAGAGAAAATTTATGAAGATTGGGGTGAGCCCTCCTGCTAAGCAGCTGCCAGGGGGCAGAATCCACTTCTCTGGTTATGATAATGACCGACCAGGCAATTTGGTGTATCGCTTCTGCGACGTCAAAGATGAGACCTATGACCTGCTCTACCAGCAATGTGATGCCCAGCCAGGGGCCAGCGGGTCTGGGGTCTATGTGAGGATGTGGAAGAGACAGCAGCAGAAGTGGGAGCGAAAAATTATTGGCATTTTTTCAGGGCACCAGTGGGTGGACATGAATGGTTCCCCACAGGATTTTAACGTGGCTGTTAGAATCACTCCACTCAAATATGCCCAGATTTGCTATTGGATTAAAGGAAACTACCTGGATTGTAGGGAGGGGTGACACAGTGTTCCTTCCTGGCAACAGTTAAGAGTCTTCATGGACTTATTTTAGGAGAGGCCAaattgttttttgtcattggcgtgcacacgtgtgtgtgtgtgtgtgtgtgtgtgtaatatgtcGTATAATCTTTTACCTAATTTCTTAAAATTGCAAGATGACTGGCTTTATTATTTGAAAACCGGTTTGTGTATCATACCATATATCATTTAAGCAGTTTGAAGGCATACTTttgcatagaaataaaaaaatactgatgTTTGGGGCAATGAGGAATATTTGACAATTAAGTTAATCCTtcacatttttgaaaactttgatttttatttcatctgaACTTGTTTCAAaggtttatattaaatatttggcATACAAGAGATATGAattcatgtgtgcatgtgtgttttcttctgagaTTCATCTTCGTGGTGggtttttttcgtttttttctcCAGTGCCTGATCATTGATGCTTCCATAAGGTAGTGTTCCTATTTAGGAACTTTGACAACATTTGTTAGGAAGTTAGAATATTTTGGGTTTAAGGCATTTGCACAGTAGTCTTTGAACAGTAAAACAATGTGTTGACTATACTGATACACATATTAAACTATACCTTATAGTAAACCAGTATCCCAAGCTGCTTTTAGTTCCAAAAATAGTTTCTCTTCCAAAGGCTGTTGCTCTGCTTTGTAGGAAGTCTTTGCAGATGGCCCTCCCAACTTTAAAGTCATACCAGAGTGGTCAAGACTGTTTAGCCCAACTCTTCCACTTAACAGGATTTCACTCACGTTTCTGGAACTAGCTATTTTTCAGAAGACAATAATCAGGGCTTAATTAGAACAGGCTGTATTTCCTTCCAGCAAACAGTTGTGGTCACACTAAAAACAATCATAGCATTTTACCCCTGGATTATAGCACATCTCATGTTTTATCATTTGGATGGagtaatttaaaatgaattaaattccaGAGAACAATGGAAGCATTGCTTGGCAGATGTCACAACAGAATAACCACTTGTTTGGAGCCTGGCACAGTCCTCCAGCCTGATCAAAAATTATTCTGCATAGTTTTCAGTGTGCTTTCTGGGAGCTATGTACGTCTTCAATTTGGAAacttctctttctcatttataGTAAAAATACTTGGAAGTTACTTTAAGAAAACCAGTGTAGCCTTTTCCCCACTAGCTTTAAAAGGGCCCCTTTTGCTGGAATGCTCGAGGTTATAGATAAACGATTAGGTATAatagcaaaaatgaaaattggGAAAATGCAAAAATGGATCAGAATCATGCCTTCCAATAAAGGCCTTTACAAATGTTTTATCAATATTATCAAATTACAGCATATAAAGAAAATACTTGGACTtactgtatgtttttattttatggctCTCAGCCTAAGTAAGCACTTCTTTCTAAATGTATCAGGGAGAAAAAAGCAAATGGACTACAAGGCACATGTTTGCTGTTCTTCCACCCCAGGTAAACCTGCATTGTAGCGATTTGTGAGGACATTCAGATGGAGCACTGTCACTTAGACATTCTCCAGGGCTTTCTTGAGCTTTTTGGAAGGATAATTCTGATAAGGCACTCAAGGAATATACAACCACAGTGCTTTCTTCAAATCATATAAGAAATACTATGCATAGCAGGGAGATGCAGAGCCGCCAGGAAAATTCTGAGTTCCAACACATTTTTCTTTGGAATCTAACAGGAATCTagcctgaggaagaagagaggtcTCCATTTCTATGTCTGGtatttgggggttttgtttgctTAGTGATAAAAAGGTCACTGAACACCAAGAccagaatggatttttttaaaaaatagacgcTCCTTTTATGAAGCACCTTGATTCCTTGATTGTGATTTTTTGCAAAGTTAGACAATGGCACAAAGTCAAAATGAAATCAATGTTTAGTTCACAAGTAGATGTAATTTACTAAAGTATGATACACCCATATGCTGTATACAGCTTAACTCATAGAACCgtaaaagaaaattgtaaaataattcaACATGTCCATCTTTTTAGTGATAGTAAAAGAAAGCATGGTATTAAACTATCATAGTAgttgacagaaaaagaaaaaaggactcaTGGCGTTATTAATGTAAtgagtgctttacatgtattagtTATACACGTTAGAAGCATATTTGCCTAGTTCGACTAGTAGAACCACGTTTCCCAAAGTGTGCAGGTAAACACTCATGCCTTACGATTTTCTACCAAAAGTAAAAAGGGTCATATTAAGTCAGAGGAAGATGCCTCTTCATTTTCCCTCTCTTTATCAGAGGTTCGCATGCCTGTCTGCACATTAAAAGCTCTGGGAAGACCTGTTGTAAAGGGACAAGTTGAGGTTGTAAAATCTGCATTTAAATAAACATCTCTGATCACAAAACCCTTGTTTTCTCATATAATGCCTATGAGCAATCTGGTGTTCTAATAAACACATTCTGGAGATCTCTGTAACAGCCTTTTCGTTGAGGTGATAATGTAGAAAGAATGATGAGTCCGAGTGGGGTCAGGTGCCTTTAGGGTTTAACCAGACCCTGTAACCAGGATTTGGAAGTCTTCACAGCgtgaaattagaaataataaatttgaaaattatcaGTCGCTGAGAATCAGAAGTTTGTGGCAGAACTGGGGACACATATTTTACATAgactttaaattttgaattttggaaagGAGATAGTGTTTTTAAAAGGTGGGGAAATAGCCTTAAAGAGGTAAAGAAATATGAGCCAGTAAATGGCAGAGTTGTAtgtgtattctttctttttattgtttttggacCAAAAAGGGATTGAAATATCTCAAGGTCATGCTCCCAATTCCCTGTTCTTTTGTAGCTCAGTCTACCTGCTTGGGGAGATAGGAAACACCCGGTGATGCCTGGATCATGTATTCAAGGAATCACTCTTTCCCTAACAAACCCTACAGGAAGTCTTTAACTCAGAACTTGTTAAGGATGACTAAGCCTGTCCTGGAATGATGACTCTAGGCTACTTTCTGCTAACTGAAGGGTAAATGGCAGCCATCCAGGGAATTCTGACAGTGATCCCCAACACTAAGGGCTTCCTTCTTACTTTGCCTGGGTTCTGCTGCTATTCATGTTTGCACTTTCTTTGTTCTTGTCATGAACCAGCTCAAGTATACCTTGAAGTTGCCTCTAACCATTGATTTCTATGGATGTTTGATAAGGCAGCCATTTCATTTATTCAGAATGGGATTCTTTTGAGAATGCTATGAATAATGAAGCTGGGGCAGCAGCTGTAAGCCAGGTATGTTTTGGCCAACAAGCATGTTTGGTCACCTAATTATTAACCTTTCAAAGCACTGTATAGAGTGCAGACTGGCAGCCATCCTTGCTAATCTAGGAACAAAGGTGGGGCTGCAACTCCCTGTGtttctcctctctgggcttccattgTGATTCCTGTGATACCTTCTTTGCCTGGCTCGGCATTCTGAGGGCCTCCAATAGGGGAAGGGCATTTAAAAATCCTTTCGATGGGATGGGGTCATCGTATATACATAGACATGGGGCCATTTCTGGAAGATCAACAACACATCTGTTTTTAGTCTGGGGTTCCCCCCGGAGGAGGAAATAAACCAGCTTCCAGAACAAGAGTAAACAggggttggctgggcatggtggctcatgcctgtaatcctagcactttgggaggccgaggaaggtggatcacttgaggtgaggagatcCAGATTAGccctgctaacatggtgaaaccccatctctactaaaaatacaaaaattggccgggcatggtggcacatgcctgtagtcccagctactagggaagctaaggcaggagaattgcttgaatctaggagtcggtggttgcaatgagccaaaattatgccactgcactccagcctaggcaacagagtgagactctgtctcaaaaaaaattttttttttaattttaaaaaaagggtaAACAGGATTAAGAGCTGAGATAGCAGCCTGGTATGGGAAGATGATGGCCTTGGAGTTGGGCAGACTGATTCCATAGTTGCCTAGTTCCTTATGGCAAATAAATCCCAATGCAGTGTGGTTTAAAATTTAAACCCTCCATATGATTTAAAGATCCTCCGTCTTCTGGGTTATAGCTTCTCAGTGGGCTCGGTTGAAgctgaggaagagagaaaggagacaggCATCTTTATCTGACTCACTGCGATGAGGTTCTCTCTTCATTGCTTGCTGCTTCTCAGATAACACCAGCTCTTCTACCCTCTTTAGCCCTTACCTGTGGTGATACAACCCTCTGTCTCCTGCTTTTGGGGGCACCTTTATCTACCAGATAGCTCTCTCAAGTACACAGCCAGCAAGATGCTTCAAGCCCAGTCATCTTGTTTCCTATTTGCATAACCCACAAGAAACTCATAGGCTTGCTACACCTGTGTGTTAGTGGCTCATTGAGCATTTGGGAGGGAATATGTTTGAGCCTCAACAAACTGAAGTGCAAGGGCCCCTGGCAGTAGCAAACTCATTCTGTTTAAGAGATAGATGGGGAAGAGTTCAAAAAGCTAGAGTCCAGCCAGCTCATACAGAAATTAAGGATTCTGGTAAGGTCTTTTTAATTCATCTTACTTGCTGGGGGATACAGTCAAAGGACTTTAAGTAGGAGCCCTGGTGGGGCCTCATCAGGACCGACTTATCCATGAAGGGACAGTGGGCACAGTGCCTGGGGCCCACAGCAGTTTTAGGCAtcacacagaaatattttaacttattttaaaatcagaagaagaAAGTGAATTTTTAAGCCTAATAAAATGTGCTAatataatgttaatatatttatctcTGTATTAACAGtcataaaatatagtttttaatattttcaatggAGGAGGAGACTTATGAAGCCAAAAGTGCTTAGGGCCCACAAAAATCACAGTGCAGCCCTGAAactcatttatattttacaatatctCTTTGGATGCTAAATAGAGAATGGATTTTAGGCAGTGGCAAGGGGAAAACTAGTAATCCAGGTAAGAAATGGCAGTGGCTTTGACTATGGAAGTAGAGGATATTGAATAGTGGTCATATCTGGAAGAGTATATATTTGAAAGTAGAGCCATCATGAATAGGTGTGGTAAAGGGGGAATCAAGAATGACTGCTTGGCTTGGGGCCTAAGCATCCAGGCAATTCCAGGTGCCATTTGCTGAGATAAGAAAGACTAAAGGAAGAGAATTAGATTCTGCTGTGGAAATGAAAACCAAGAATTCCTGTGTCAGTAGTGTTAGGTTTCAGTTGTCTAGCGGACACCCAAATGCCAATGTCAAATGAACTATAGGATCTCTGATTGTGAAGCTCAGTAGAAATATCTCAAATGTACTTGTAGATGGTATTTAAACCACAGAGAGATAATATCACCTGGGGAGAGAATGAGGCTTGAGAGGAGAAGAAGGCTGAGGACTGAGTCCCAGTCTACCAACATTTAGTAGAAGAGGAGGAGGGTTCAgtagaagaggagaaggaagaggaggagaaggaggaggaggcagtaAGGAAGCTGGTAAGAAGCCACCAATAAGGTTGAGGACAAAGAGGAAAATGTAGCCTCAaagaaaccaagagaaaaaagTTGGAAGCCAAGTTGAGGAAGGGGAGACAAAGGGTGGGACAAGATCAGATTGCACTTCAGGCTATGTTTAGAAATGTCCCTCTGGCTATGGTGGGAAAGATGGGGTGGAAGGCAGGAGACCAGAGAGGAGTCTGTCTAGTCCTCCAAGCCCCAGCTGTTTTCATGACAAGCAGAACTTTGCCTTGTGTATCTCTGTGCACCCACCATGCAAGCATGGGGCACTGTGCACCAGCTATGCTTATCATGCCTGTGAATGAGGGATTGATTAACTGAATCCTTCAGGGACACTTGTGACAGCTGTGCCCACAAGAAGAGCAAGAACCCAGGCATCAATGGGGTGGTGCAAACATGGGCTCAGGGAGGCCCCCTGCCATCCCCTCCTGCCTGGAATAATGTTTTCTGAGAGGCAGAAAGTGCAGGGTGACTCTTCAGTGTGGTATTTGTCTATGTGTGTATCAAGTGTGTAAAAATACTGAGTGCTCTCTTAGTCTTGATTTATCACTGCCCCTTGTCTTTGGGCTATTAAAAGGACTAAGGCCCTCTCTTCCATAAAGAGCAAGAACAGCTTTGAGAAGTGTCAAGTTCCAATCCAGTGAAGAAAGACTGAAGTGTTTGCCTTGGAGAGAATGAGGAGAGTCTcaggaaatgaaataaacagaCAAAGGGGCTAGAATCCGAGCAGCAGCCATGGGAACAGCAGCCGATTCTTGCCATCCAATGAGCTGTCTTCTCAGGATGGCCTTGCCTGGCTATCTTCTCTGAAGTTCAATGCTCCTCAGCCTCTTCTTCGGGCAGTTCTTATTGtccttccctgtttttttttgtccTGCTCTGCACTTATCACTAACTCtgttatatttatgtatttgtccTCTGCCACTAGAATATAATTTCATGAGGACGGAGGTTTTTGTCTGTTGTGTCCACAATTAgtatagtgcctggcatgtaggttctcaataaataatgTTATTCAAATGGATGATTGAATGAATGATCCCAGATGGTTTATATAACCCAGAAAATGATGACTTAGGATTACTTGAGCTTGGATATTCCTTGGGTCCAAACACATCCCAGAATAAAACTCTTGTGGTGTTTTGTATGTATTCTGTTCTATTCTAGCATGTGTTACATTGCTGTTGTtatttatgtgtctgtctctccTACTAGACTATGAGCCTTGCAAGAGCAGGGGCTGAGTTCTGttcttctctgtcttcctttatCTATCCCATGGTCTAGCACAGGAATTATTTGTGAGAAAATGAGTGTCTGTCTGTCTTGACCTGTCATGACAGAGATCCTCTCCCACTTCTCACAGGCAACAAGCTAGAGTTCAGTGCTATCTATCAcctcctctccagctcccctGCCACTGCCCTGATTTCaccttgatttttctcctttaactATGACAGCAGATTCCAAATCGGATTCTGAGCCTCCCCGCTCACCCACACCTGCCCAAGACATGTTCTGAAGCAAAGACATGATCAGGCCCCTCCCCTATGTTTCCTATTGACTAGATGCTGGTTACTAGAGAAGTTTAGTTTTCTTAGCCTTGAATCCATGACCCATCCAATATAGTGATCAGATTTATCCCCCATTGCTTTCCAGAGTCACATAACCTGGCATCTAGCCAAGTTGCACCAAACGCATCTGTGTTTTCAACCCTCTCTCATCGTTCAAGCTCTTCTACCCTCTAGCTAGGTtgcccttcctccatctcttcaATTAGTCAATCAGTCagttattcattcagcaaatgtccTCAAGCCCACCTCGGTGCCAGTCACTGTGTTCACACTGGGGCTGCAGAGATGACTGAGATACATCCCTGTGCTCAGGGTTGTTTATGTGTCTTCTCCTTTTGAGGTCACTGTAGTCATGACTCTTGCTGTACCTCCCAGGGTGATGAGGCTCAGTAACTACTGTCTCCACAAAATATCTTGGCCTCAGTACAATGGAATTGCCACTTTGTAAATTGAATAAGTTGAGTGTTTcccatacattttaataaatctttGAG
This portion of the Macaca mulatta isolate MMU2019108-1 chromosome 14, T2T-MMU8v2.0, whole genome shotgun sequence genome encodes:
- the PRSS23 gene encoding serine protease 23 isoform X1, translating into MHQVWPRSSRLLREGSPFVGDLVFLRAGSVLPAAKALVLLRRPRPRPGDAQCSKGDGARVPGRRDRQSRRCLAPRGRDWRVLPRHRGPPARGREASGPLGCATLLRPQAGGEGRTVLGMAGIPGLLFLLFLLLCAVGQVSPYSAPWKPTWPAYRLPVVLPQSTLSLAKPDFGAEAKLEVSSSCGPQCHKGTPLPTYEEAKQYLSYETLYANGSRTETQVGIYILSSSGGGAQHRDSGSSGKSRRKRQIYGYDSRFSIFGKDFLLNYPFSTSVKLSTGCTGTLVAEKHVLTAAHCIHDGKTYVKGTQKLRVGFLKPKFKDGGRGANDSTSAMPEKMKFQWIRVKRTHVPKGWIKGNANDIGMDYDYALLELKKPHKRKFMKIGVSPPAKQLPGGRIHFSGYDNDRPGNLVYRFCDVKDETYDLLYQQCDAQPGASGSGVYVRMWKRQQQKWERKIIGIFSGHQWVDMNGSPQDFNVAVRITPLKYAQICYWIKGNYLDCREG
- the PRSS23 gene encoding serine protease 23 precursor; translation: MAGIPGLLFLLFLLLCAVGQVSPYSAPWKPTWPAYRLPVVLPQSTLSLAKPDFGAEAKLEVSSSCGPQCHKGTPLPTYEEAKQYLSYETLYANGSRTETQVGIYILSSSGGGAQHRDSGSSGKSRRKRQIYGYDSRFSIFGKDFLLNYPFSTSVKLSTGCTGTLVAEKHVLTAAHCIHDGKTYVKGTQKLRVGFLKPKFKDGGRGANDSTSAMPEKMKFQWIRVKRTHVPKGWIKGNANDIGMDYDYALLELKKPHKRKFMKIGVSPPAKQLPGGRIHFSGYDNDRPGNLVYRFCDVKDETYDLLYQQCDAQPGASGSGVYVRMWKRQQQKWERKIIGIFSGHQWVDMNGSPQDFNVAVRITPLKYAQICYWIKGNYLDCREG